From a region of the Daphnia magna isolate NIES linkage group LG1, ASM2063170v1.1, whole genome shotgun sequence genome:
- the LOC123474155 gene encoding uncharacterized protein LOC123474155: MTRPSTHRSPAPQKEKKAGSAKPSTKPTPLFGKGPVVFHTSTSPPVKKPQQSPPSESNSSSLKKGVIKKCIYYDNAHSIKTCSTFKDLDVTARVEWVKEKRLCFRCLIGTHRGTECPTEIICNIGKCGQRHHLLLHGAPRVYPANASKTKNAGQPSAKSSDGRAMTIKYRDMAINTSLAIVPVLLQANGVEIETFAFLDPGATVNLIRDDVAKQLKCKGNAKNARDRSFEADLKQVSTVPTQYLKLPCPPKELMEIRSRYPHLKDLHLRLDERLPPVGTDAPFGLLTPFGWTCVGDLTLGTQQHDSTVCRSNKPLLTVQKLCYHVQESPTEALLLRQVEKLWGTESFPIVTPAQPLESTEDKLARKKFDATIQFDGTRYEVGLPWVSDDIALPDNYNSALRRLFSIENKFTHNSNFAEKYKAVIDDYVAKGFARPLKESELKGSFGRNWYLPHHGVVNPRKPEKVRVVFDASAKYQGVALNEVLLKAPNLINDIGATLLLFREKPVSLSGDIQQIFLQVGVKNEDCSALRFLWRPPGSRKRPTVYEMQRQIFGSVSSPFICSQVLQHFADLHREEFFEAAERVYKNCYVDNLLDSFYTEEKASRAVKDSTALIKKGGFHLNQWLSSSRRRICPRREPCLGVLYDSESDSFIFDVKTDVEASTKRRILSAVSTLYDPLGFLSPVILSAKRILQELWLVGVDWDDQVPEVIQHQWNKWTTNLSQLEAFKIPRALTSSSDIQDIQLHAFCDASTVGFGSVVYLRVTYRNNVVAVNFVTSKSRVAPLRPLTVPKLELQGAVVALRLVKFVQSTLRIPVSQIIYWSDSKTVFQWIDSKACRFQTFVANRISEILEHSQPTEWRHVPGIENPANECSRGLFPDEMMENYRWVIGSDFLQQEENACPITIKLPEPSVEDPEVSATNWIGLVYGPTEENRLHSLLERNSNYDVVMQIVAWILRFISNSKLKLLDRDKSRIGVKCIQHAANHYIKSAQFEIYYEEIEALKDKKPLKLSSTLITLSPFLDEEGILRVGGRLNYAPLSFDIKHPKILPHDHPLTRLIVMREHYLLFHPSPERLLS, encoded by the exons ATGACCAGGCCGTCTACTCATAGATCACCAGCTccacagaaggaaaagaaagcggGAAGTGCTAAGCCTTCCACCAAACCAACTCCTCTCTTTGGCAAAGGTCCTGTTGTTTTTCACACCTCTACATCTCCACCAGTCAAGAAACCGCAGCAAAGTCCTCCCTCTGAGAGTAATTCGTCATCGCTGAAGAAAGGCGTTATTAAGAAGTGCATTTATTATGATAACGCCCATTCGATAAAAACCTGTTCCACATTCAAAGATCTAGATGTTACAGCTAGAGTGGAGtgggtaaaagaaaaacgattgTGTTTTAGGTGTCTGATTGGAACACATCGGGGAACTGAGTGTCCCACCGAAATCATCTGTAACATTGGGAAATGTGGTCAGCGGCACCACCTTCTATTGCACGGAGCGCCTCGAGTTTATCCCGCGAATGcttcaaaaactaaaaatgcAGGTCAGCCATCAGCAAAATCGTCTGATGGTCGCGCAATGACCATTAAATACAGGGATATGGCTATCAACACTTCCCTAGCTATCGTTCCTGTGTTACTTCAAGCTAACGGGGTGGAAATAGAAACTTTCGCTTTTCTAGATCCAGGAGCGACCGTTAACTTAATTCGAGATGATGTAGCTAAACAGCTCAAGTGCAAAGGGAATGCAAAGAAT GCTCGTGATAGATCTTTCGAAGCGGATTTAAAGCAGGTCTCTACTGTGCCGACTCAGTACCTAAAGTTACCATGCCCTCCGAAGGAGTTAATGGAGATCCGAAGTCGTTACCCTCATCTCAAAGAC CTGCACTTACGTCTCGATGAAAGACTACCTCCTGTTGGAACCGACGCTCCCTTTGGTTTATTGACGCCATTTGGTTGGACTTGCGTTGGCGATCTAACATTAGGGACGCAGCAGCATGATTCAACGGTTTGTCGTTCAAACAAACCCTTGCTGACGGTGCAAAAACTCTGCTACCATGTACAAGAATCACCGACGGAAGCATTACTTTTGCGCCAAGTTGAGAAATTGTGGGGAACGGAAAGCTTTCCTATTGTAACTCCAGCTCAACCGCTAGAATCAACCGAGGATAAACTAGCGAGGAAGAAATTCGATGCAACTATTCAATTCGACGGAACCAGGTATGAAGTAGGTCTACCATGGGTTTCAGATGATATCGCACTACCCGATAATTACAATAGTGCATTGCGTCGACTTTTTTCTATCGAAAATAAATTCACGCACAATTCTAATTTTGCTGAGAAATACAAAGCCGTAATCGATGACTATGTGGCAAAGGGATTCGCACGGCCTCTCAAAGAAAGTGAATTGAAGGGCAGCTTTGGGAGAAATTGGTACCTTCCCCATCATGGAGTCGTAAATCCTCGGAAACCTGAAAAGGTTAGAGTGGTCTTCGATGCTTCGGCGAAGTATCAAGGAGTTGCGCTCAACGAAGTGCTCTTAAAGGCTCCCAATCTTATCAATGACATAGGTGCTACTCTTCTACTCTTTAGAGAAAAGCCGGTGTCCCTATCTGGGGATAttcaacaaatttttcttcaagTTGGCGTGAAGAATGAAGATTGCTCTGCTCTACGATTTCTATGGCGTCCACCTGGCTCTCGAAAAAGACCCACCGTATATGAAATGCAGCGACAAATCTTTGGATCAGTTTCATCCCCTTTCATCTGCTCCCAAGTCCTACAACATTTTGCTGACCTACatcgtgaagaattttttgaaGCCGCTGAACGAGTCTACAAGAACTGCTATGTAGATAACCTTCTGGATTCTTTTTACACCGAAGAGAAGGCTAGTCGAGCGGTCAAAGATTCTACAGCATTGATAAAAAAGGGAGGATTCCATCTGAACCAATGGCTCTCTTCATCTCGACGG AGGATTTGCCCACGGAGAGAACCTTGTTTAGGTGTTTTATATGACAGCGAAAGTGACAGCTTCATCTTTGATGTTAAAACTGACGTCGAAGCGAGTACTAAGCGTCGGATCTTGAGTGCTGTGTCTACCTTGTATGACCCACTGGGGTTTTTATCACCAGTGATCCTTAGCGCCAAAAGAATTCTACAAGAATTGTGGCTTGTCGGTGTTGACTGGGATGACCAAGTTCCAGAAGTAATTCAACACCAGTGGAACAAGTGGACTACTAACCTTAGCCAGCTCGAAGCGTTCAAGATCCCACGAGCTTTAACTTCGTCTAGTGACATCCAAGACATTCAGCTGCATGCCTTTTGCGATGCATCCACCGTTGGGTTTGGCTCTGTGGTATATTTACGAGTAACCTATCGCAATAATGTCGTCGCCGTAAATTTCGTTACGTCAAAGTCCCGCGTGGCACCCCTTCGTCCGCTGACCGTTCCGAAATTAGAACTCCAAGGAGCAGTTGTGGCACTACGCCTTGTAAAGTTCGTCCAATCGACCCTTCGTATTCCAGTCAGTCAAATCATCTATTGGTCTGACTCTAAAACTGTTTTTCAGTGGATAGACTCAAAGGCATGTCGCTTTCAGACGTTCGTCGCTAATCGAATATCCGAAATCTTAGAGCATTCTCAACCAACTGAATGGAGACATGTCCCAGGTATCGAAAATCCGGCTAATGAGTGCAGCAGAGGACTTTTTCCTGATGAGATGATGGAGAATTACCGTTGGGTTATTGGCTCAGACTTCTTGCAGCAAGAAGAAAACGCCTGTCCGATAACCATTAAACTTCCCGAACCTTCTGTCGAAGATCCAGAGGTATCAGCCACCAACTGGATTGGGCTCGTTTACGGCCCCACTGAAGAAAATAGGCTCCACTCACTTCTGGAACGAAATTCCAACTATGACGTAGTGATGCAAATTGTTGCATGGATTCTTCGTTTTATTTCCAactcaaaattgaaattgctgGATCGTGACAAATCACGCATTGGTGTCAAATGCATTCAGCACGCTGCTAATCATTACATCAAATCTGCGCAATTCGAGATATATTACGAAGAAATAGAGGCTTTAAAGGATAAAAAGCCTTTAAAATTGAGTTCGACGCTGATTACTTTATCACCATTTCTGGATGAAGAAGGAATACTGCGAGTAGGAGGTCGCTTGAATTACGCCCCCCTTTCGTTCGACATCAAGCATCCCAAAATCCTGCCTCACGATCATCCACTCACGCGTTTAATCGTCATGAGAGAGCATTATCTCCTGTTTCATCCATCTCCAGAAAGACTACTCAGCTGA